A genomic window from Nicotiana sylvestris chromosome 11, ASM39365v2, whole genome shotgun sequence includes:
- the LOC104219821 gene encoding thioredoxin X, chloroplastic, whose amino-acid sequence MAAMASTTSTSRVPYPLPLSPVRCSLKSSVNTTCSFTSSSSLVCKKLWLSNGTRGKPGFRTSSSSTTLRIRCGGLREIKEDEFSDVVLKSDRPVLVEFVATWCGPCRLIGPAMESVAEEYKEKITVVKIDHDANPKLIEEFKVYGLPTLILFKDGKEVPDSKREGAITKVKLKEYLDGLLKTVSIA is encoded by the exons ATGGCAGCAATGGCTTCCACCACCTCAACCTCAAGGGTTCCTTATCCTTTGCCATTATCTCCGGTTCGTTGTTCACTTAAATCCTCCGTTAATACAACGTGCTCAttcacttcttcttcttctttggtttGCAAGAAGCTCTGGTTATCTAATGGAACTCGAGGGAAGCCAGGCTTTagaacttcttcttcttcgacgacTTTGAGGATAAGGTGTGGTGGCTTAAGGGAGATTAAGGAGGATGAGTTCTCCGACGTCGTTTTGAAGTCTGATCGTCCTGTCCTTGTGGAGTTCGTTGCCACTTGGTGTGGGCCCTGCCGCTTGATTGGTCCTGCTATGGAATCCGTTGCTGAG GAGTATAAAGAAAAGATCACTGTTGTTAAGATAGATCATGATGCAAATCCCAAGCTCATAGAAGAGTTCAAAGTTTATGGATTGCCAACTTTGATTCTCTTCAAAGATGGAAAGGAAGTTCCAGATAGTAAAAGGGAAGGTGCGATAACAAAAGTTAAACTCAAGGAGTATCTTGATGGACTTCTAAAGACAGTTTCTATCGCATAA
- the LOC104219819 gene encoding probable metal-nicotianamine transporter YSL7, whose product MDVESGDNESTEYAFKDKEVPPWKKQITLRSMVTGLILSVVFNFIVCKLNLTTGVIPSLNVAAGLLGFAMIRSWTAVIEKFGKLKQPFTRQENTVIQTCVVASSGIAFSSGTASYMLGMSPFIAAQADAGNTPNNTMKLDISWMLPFLLVVSFAGLFSIVALRKLMIIKYKLTYPSGTATAYLINCFHTPKGAKLAKKQVGSLFKSFSFSFIFGAVQWIFAREDGCGFGSLPTFGFKAYAKRFYFDFSSTYVGVGMLCPYMVNVSLLIGAIISWAIMWPMIEAKKGDWYSDHLSASSLHGIQGYRVFIAIAMMLGDGLFHFAYMVVVTALSFKKRKSSGEEDYSGEESSEDYDTKRQNEYFLKEEIPIWAAIGGYVGIAVISIIVVPIIFHSLKWYHILVAYVIAPVLAFCNSYGSGLTDWSLASNYGKIAILTFSYWVGLQNGGVIAGLASCGLVMSILDTAAGLMGDFKTGYLTLTSPRSMFFSQVIGTAMGCVITPLVFWIFHSAYKLGDPEGSYPAPYALMYRGIALLGVEGFGSLPKHCLRLSIWFFVTAIVINILTQLLKKFETKYRIYRFVPSPMCMAIPFYLGGYFAIDMCIGSLILFFWEKVNKQQAKDFGPAVASGLICGESLWGIPASVLALAGVKAPFCMKVHH is encoded by the coding sequence ATGGACGTGGAAAGTGGAGATAATGAATCAACAGAATATGCATTCAAGGATAAAGAAGTACCACCGTGGAAGAAGCAAATAACGTTGAGGTCAATGGTGACTGGCTTGATCCTGAGCGTTGTGTTCAACTTCATTGTTTGCAAACTGAATCTCACGACTGGTGTTATCCCTTCTCTTAACGTGGCCGCGGGGCTCTTGGGGTTCGCCATGATTAGGTCATGGACGGCTGTTATCGAGAAGTTTGGAAAATTGAAGCAGCCTTTTACTAGGCAAGAGAATACCGTCATCCAGACGTGCGTTGTTGCTTCTTCTGGCATTGCTTTTAGCAGCGGGACAGCAAGTTATATGTTAGGAATGAGTCCATTCATAGCAGCTCAGGCTGATGCAGGAAATACCCCAAATAATACTATGAAGCTTGATATTAGTTGGATGCTTCCCTTTCTTCTTGTTGTCAGCTTTGCTGGTCTCTTCTCAATTGTGGCACTAAGAAAGTTGATGATTATCAAGTACAAGTTGACATATCCGAGTGGAACTGCGACTGCATACCTTATCAACTGTTTCCACACTCCTAAAGGAGCAAAGCTGGCCAAGAAACAAGTTGGTTCCTTGTTCAAATCCTTTAGCTTCAGCTTTATATTTGGGGCTGTTCAGTGGATATTTGCACGTGAAGATGGCTGCGGATTTGGTAGCTTGCCTACATTTGGTTTCAAAGCCTATGCCAAAAGGTTCTATTTTGATTTCTCCTCAACATATGTTGGAGTTGGTATGCTCTGCCCCTACATGGTCAATGTTTCGTTGCTAATTGGTGCCATTATATCATGGGCTATTATGTGGCCAATGATTGAAGCGAAGAAAGGCGACTGGTACTCTGACCACTTATCCGCATCAAGTCTTCATGGTATCCAAGGATATAGGGTATTTATCGCAATTGCCATGATGCTTGGAGATGGTCTATTCCATTTTGCTTACATGGTTGTCGTCACAGCCTTAAGTTTCAAAAAGAGGAAATCATCAGGAGAGGAAGATTATTCAGGTGAAGAGTCCTCAGAAGACTATGACACGAAGAGACAAAACGAGTACTTCTTGAAAGAAGAGATCCCCATCTGGGCAGCCATTGGCGGATACGTTGGTATTGCAGTCATATCTATCATTGTGGTGCCAATTATCTTCCACTCTCTCAAATGGTATCACATTCTCGTTGCCTATGTAATTGCTCCAGTTTTGGCCTTCTGCAATTCTTATGGAAGTGGCCTCACTGATTGGTCCTTGGCCTCAAATTACGGGAAAATTGCAATCCTTACATTTAGTTATTGGGTTGGTTTGCAAAACGGTGGAGTGATTGCTGGCCTTGCTTCATGTGGATTGGTGATGAGCATACTCGACACAGCTGCTGGCTTGATGGGAGATTTCAAGACTGGTTACTTAACGCTTACATCGCCGCGTTCCATGTTCTTTAGCCAAGTCATTGGAACTGCCATGGGCTGTGTGATAACACCACTAGTCTTCTGGATTTTCCACAGTGCCTATAAATTGGGTGATCCAGAAGGTTCATACCCTGCACCTTATGCATTGATGTATCGTGGAATCGCGCTACTTGGAGTGGAAGGTTTTGGAAGTCTTCCCAAGCATTGCCTCAGGCTCTCTATTTGGTTCTTTGTGACTGCTATTGTGATCAATATACTGACTCAGCTGCTGAAAAAATTCGAGACCAAGTATAGGATTTATCGGTTCGTCCCAAGTCCAATGTGCATGGCTATACCATTTTACCTTGGAGGGTACTTTGCCATTGACATGTGTATTGGGTCATTGATTCTATTCTTTTGGGAAAAGGTGAACAAGCAGCAAGCTAAAGATTTTGGACCTGCAGTGGCTTCTGGTCTCATATGTGGTGAATCCTTGTGGGGAATTCCAGCATCTGTTCTTGCTCTAGCTGGTGTCAAAGCTCCATTTTGCATGAAAGTTCATCACTGA